From Paenibacillus sp. GP183, one genomic window encodes:
- a CDS encoding YhcN/YlaJ family sporulation lipoprotein: MFRIVFISIILSFLLAACSGLSNSNQAGPGARDIGSWDAGSRNNENASLGAKNITTAPSPDDRRVTLDPSRAHYNDGLQMSRETADLIVRMTHVPSAAVAVTNNNQVYVAVDPDGHIMMKQSNQLHTFGHDPAAGAGLFGSGVGAGLDWSSAQPLSKETSDAIFKLVRHSFPGGNVYISSNPNFVNRMKFYDSRQLQSQSMRDYVNEFNTMVQYTFPEYANGTNRMLTK, from the coding sequence ATGTTTCGAATTGTGTTCATCAGCATAATCTTATCATTCCTGCTGGCTGCCTGTTCCGGACTGTCCAATAGTAACCAAGCAGGTCCCGGGGCGCGCGACATCGGCAGTTGGGATGCAGGCAGCCGCAATAATGAGAACGCGTCGCTTGGAGCCAAAAACATTACGACCGCACCCAGTCCGGATGATAGAAGAGTAACCCTGGACCCATCCAGAGCTCATTATAATGATGGACTGCAGATGAGCAGGGAAACAGCGGATCTCATCGTGCGTATGACGCATGTTCCATCGGCAGCAGTGGCTGTGACGAATAATAATCAAGTGTATGTGGCTGTTGATCCGGATGGTCACATCATGATGAAGCAAAGCAATCAGCTGCATACCTTCGGGCATGATCCGGCGGCAGGAGCTGGTTTATTCGGTTCCGGAGTCGGAGCAGGCCTGGATTGGAGCTCGGCTCAGCCCCTGTCTAAGGAAACATCCGATGCTATTTTCAAACTGGTGAGGCATTCTTTTCCTGGCGGTAATGTATATATTTCCTCGAATCCCAATTTTGTGAACCGCATGAAGTTCTATGATTCGCGGCAGCTGCAGAGCCAAAGTATGCGCGATTATGTGAATGAGTTCAACACCATGGTCCAGTATACATTTCCCGAATACGCTAACGGCACAAATCGCATGCTGACGAAATAG
- the purT gene encoding formate-dependent phosphoribosylglycinamide formyltransferase — MRYGAPLSPNAKKMMLLGSGELGKEVIIEAQRLSIETIAVDRYANAPAMQVAHRSHVINMLDPDQLRSLILQEKPDLIVPEIEAIATPVLVELEQKGFRVIPTATASRLTMDREGIRRLAAETLQLRTAEYAFADSLEQLKQAVAQIGTPCVIKPIMSSSGKGQSVCRTPQDIEQSWNYAMEGGRAKSTRVIVEEFIRFDSEITLLTVRSVSGTSYCEPIGHIQKDGDYIESWQPHAMSEDHIVEAQHIAKTITDALGGFGIYGVELFLTPNGVYFSEVSPRPHDTGMVTMATQDLSEFALHARAILGLPIPGIRLLTPGASYTLKATEEQVNYTISGVEEALEIPFTQVRLFGKPETKTGRRMAVALSSADTVEQARQRAKLAAEALKINYNE, encoded by the coding sequence ATGAGATATGGAGCGCCTTTATCTCCCAATGCGAAGAAAATGATGCTGCTCGGATCTGGCGAGCTCGGCAAAGAAGTGATTATAGAAGCTCAGCGACTCAGCATCGAAACGATAGCCGTAGACCGTTATGCCAATGCGCCTGCTATGCAAGTTGCCCATCGGTCCCATGTGATCAATATGCTGGACCCTGATCAGCTCAGAAGCTTGATCCTGCAGGAGAAGCCTGATTTAATCGTACCGGAAATCGAAGCGATTGCCACACCAGTGCTGGTGGAGTTGGAGCAAAAGGGCTTTAGGGTCATCCCCACAGCGACTGCATCCCGACTCACGATGGACAGAGAGGGCATTCGCCGTTTAGCTGCGGAAACTTTGCAGCTGCGTACGGCTGAATACGCTTTTGCCGACAGCCTGGAGCAATTGAAGCAAGCTGTAGCCCAGATTGGCACACCATGCGTGATCAAACCGATCATGAGCTCTTCCGGCAAGGGTCAGAGTGTGTGCAGAACCCCGCAGGATATCGAGCAGAGCTGGAACTATGCAATGGAGGGCGGTCGAGCCAAAAGCACACGAGTCATCGTTGAGGAGTTCATCCGATTCGATTCCGAAATCACTTTATTGACGGTACGTTCTGTATCAGGAACGAGCTATTGTGAGCCTATCGGCCACATCCAAAAAGACGGTGATTACATAGAGTCTTGGCAGCCGCATGCCATGAGCGAGGATCACATCGTGGAAGCTCAGCATATTGCGAAAACCATCACGGATGCTTTGGGCGGCTTCGGCATTTATGGCGTCGAGCTTTTTCTCACGCCGAACGGCGTTTATTTCAGCGAAGTCTCACCGCGTCCGCATGATACAGGGATGGTTACGATGGCCACGCAGGATCTGTCCGAGTTTGCGCTGCATGCGAGAGCGATTCTCGGCTTGCCGATTCCTGGCATTCGTCTTTTAACGCCAGGCGCCAGCTATACGTTAAAAGCGACCGAAGAGCAGGTGAATTATACGATCAGCGGGGTGGAGGAAGCGTTGGAAATTCCTTTTACCCAGGTAAGGTTGTTTGGTAAACCGGAGACGAAGACGGGCCGCCGCATGGCCGTTGCTCTAAGCAGCGCTGATACCGTGGAGCAGGCAAGACAGCGCGCCAAGCTGGCGGCTGAAGCTCTTAAGATCAACTATAATGAATAG